The following nucleotide sequence is from Bacteroidota bacterium.
GCCCCGATCTCAACCAGCCCTGGCGAAATCAAAGTTCCGCCAATTGGAATGGGTTTTAAAAGCGGAACAATTCCAGACCCGGTAGTTGTTTTGTATTCGATAATTTGTTTGTAATTGGATTCTTTCTTGCTGAAGCTAATAGGCATAATGTGGGTTTTCCTTTATAAATAAAAAATAAATATATTGATTTTTCCGAATAGGTATAAAACAATATGGTAAACCCCTAGTTTACCCATTGAATTTGCCCTGCAATGTTAAATGTTTCCTCTCTTGTCTGCAATCACCCAATCGGGTGATTTATCTATTGATTAAATTTACGCTGTGAAAGTGCTTTTAACCCACGGCTATTTTATAAGTGAAGATCTGAAAGAACAACAGATCATGAAGCCCTATGTGCCTTTGGGGATACTATATATATCGGGTTTTCTCGAAAAACATGCGATAGAACATGAAGTTTTTGATTCTACCTTTTATAAGCCTGAAGATCTGCAGCAATATATTTTGGATCATAAACCACAATATATTGGCATCTATGTAAATCTGATGACAAAATTGCAGGTGTTAAAAATAATTTCTTTTGTTAAAAATTCAACAGAACTAAATGGTACAAAAATTATTCTAGGCGGACCGGAAGTGCGGAACCACGCAGATAAATTTTTAAACCACGGTGCTGATTTTCTGGTGCTTGGAGAAGGCGAAGAAACATTTTTAGAATTAGTGCAGGTTTTAGATGTGAACGATAAAACAAAAATTCACACCATTCAAGGAATTTGTTACGTAGATGAAAATGGAGTATTAATTAAAAATCCTGAAAGAAATAAAATAAAAGATATTGATATACTTCCGTTTCCAAACAGAAAGAAAGTAGATCTATTCAAGTATTTAGAAGTATGGAAAAAACATCATGGAAAAAATGCCATATCTATTTCCACCATGCGCGGTTGTCCCTATACCTGTAAATGGTGTAGTCGTGCGGTGTATGGATTGAGTTACAGAAGACGCAGTGCAGAAATTGTAGTTCAAGAAATTATTTCCATTCAAAAAGAATACGCGCCTGATACTTTATGGTTTGTTGATGATGTTTTTACCGTAAGTCATAAATGGATGCAGGAATTTACCGCTGAAATAAAAAAACAAAATGTTTCCGTCCAATACGAATGTATTACCCGCGCAGACAGATTAAATGAAGATGTTTTTCAATTGTTAAAAGACAGCGGATGTTTTCGTGTTTGGATAGGTGCGGAAAGTGGTTCTCAGAATATTATTGATGCCATGGACAGAAGAGTAGATGTTAATCAAGTGCGCGCGATGATACAATTGGCAAAAAAATATCAGATAGAGGCAGGAACATTTATTATGTTAGGTTATCCCGGAGAAACCGAAAGTGATATTATGGAAACCATTCACCATTTAAAAACATCCAACCCGGATCATTTTACAATAACAGTAGCTTATCCAATAAAAGGCACCGAATTATATCAGGAAGTGGAATCTGATTTTATAGATCAATTGCCCTGGGACAGTTCCACCGACAGAGATATTACTTTTAAAAGAACATATTCTGAAAAATATTATAATTACGCTGTGCGTCATGTTGTAAATGAGGTTAATTATTTTAAAAAACAAACTCCTATTTTTAAATTAAAATCAATGGCAGCAAAAGCGGGAATGTGGTATTACAGAACAATGAAGTGATGAATAAAAAAATACTGATAATAACTCCCGGTTTTCCGAAAGATGAAAATGATAGCAGTTGTGTGCCATATCTGCAAGACTATATAATAGCCTTAAGCAATAAGATCGGAGCGGAAAATATTAAAGTAGTTGCTACACAATATCCTTTTAAAAAAAATATTTATTATTGGAAGGGAATTGAAGTTATTCCATCAGGTGGAGAAAATAAAAAATCGTTTCATTATTATTTTACACTTAAACGCACAATGAAAAACATATCGCGTTTATTTAAAAAAGACAGTTATGTAGTGCATGCATTTTGGTTAGGAGAAGCTGCATTTATCGGGAACAGAACGGTGAAAAAATTCTTTACCCATATGATAGTTACTTTAATGGGGCAGGATGTTAAACCCGGAAACAGGGTGATGCCATATCTACAACGAGACACAACCTGGTTTGTAGCTCTTAGTAAAAATCAAGCGGCAACATTTCATAAAAATTATAAGATGGATGCAGATGATATTATTCCCTTTCCACTCCCCAACATAGATCCTGCAACCTTACATCGCGATAGAGAAATTGATCTTTTATTTGTTGGTTCTTTTATAGAGGTTAAACAACCCTTTCAATTTATTTCTTTAGTTAAAAAATTAAAGAATGACTTTCCCGAAATTAAAGCGGTTATGGCTGGTGGAGGAAAATTATCGGAGAAAATAAACGAATTAATAAACACAGAACAACTCCATGAAAACATTAAGGTAATTGGCGCTGTAGGCCGGGAAAAAATATTTGAAGTGATGTCACATTCCAAAATTCTCATACATACTTCCTCCTTCGAAGGGCAATGCCTCGTTTATGCAGAGGCTCTTGCGCATGGCATGTATGTTTTGAGTTATGATATTGGAAGGATAGAAACAACGATCAAACATCAGATATGCAGTTCTGAAGAAGAGTTTCGGGATAAAACCTATAAATTATTGACATCTGAACTTAATTTTACGCCAGAAGTGTTTATAAACACTGAGGAAACCATAAATTCCTATATCAAATTATACTATCCGGAGAAATAAAGTGCAAAAAATACAAGGCATCATATTATTTAATCCAAGGGCAACGGATTTTAAACCGAGAATTCCTAATTCGGTTTTATCGGTGGCGGCATCTATAGAGGGAAAATATAATTATGTGATTGTAGATGGAAACCTTGAATCAGATCCCTTACAAAAAATAGAAAAATATTTAAGCAGCGGAAATTATAATGTGTTCGCCAGTTCTGTAATGCCCGGACCGCAATTAAAACAAGCTATTCCATTTTCTAAATTAATTCGCGAAAAATATGCTGACACCATTATAATCTGGGGAGGATATTTTGCGAGTAATCAGGCAGGAGTTGTGATGAATTCCGGTTTTGTGGATCATATTATTTATGGACCGGGAGATCATGCATTTCCAAAATTGTTAGATGCTATTCAAAATGATCTTCCTTTGGAATTAATTCCGAATCTTATTCATAAATATGCAGATGGAAAAATAATCAAGAACCATAAGGATGAATTATATGAACAAGATGCACTTGAAGCTTTGCCTTATGAAAAATTAAATTCCTTCTATCCAATAAAACGTTATTTAGGAAAAACCTGTTTAGGCACAAAAACCATCGCTTATCACAGTAGCATTGGATGCCCATTCAGTTGCGCATTTTGTGGGATAGTGCCAATATTTAATGCCAGGTGGAAAGGAAAATCGGCACAATTAATTTATAATGATATTAAATATCTGAAAGATAATTTTGGTGGAAATGCAATTGAGTTTCACGACAACAATTTTTTTGTTTCTGAAAAAAGGACAGTTGAATTCTGTGAACTCATTAAAATGGAGAATATGGTATGGTGGGGAGAAGGAAGAATTGATACCGTAGATAAATACAGTGATGCATCCTTATTGGCTATGCGTGAAGCAGGATGTAAGATGATATTTTTCGGTGCGGAGACAGGCAACGATAAAATATTAAAAATGATGGATAAGGGCGGCACGCAAACCGGAGAACAGATCAAAAAATTTGCTGCCCGCATGAAAAAATTTGATATTATTCCGGAGTACTCTTTTGTGCTCGGAACTCCCGGCAATTCGGAACAGGAAGTAAATGCGCAAATAGATGAGGATATTCGGTTTATCAGAAAAATAAAAGAAATAAATCCCGATACAGAGATCATTATTTATGTGTATAGTCCGGTGCCTACAGAAGGTAGTGAATTATATGAAGCAGTGAAAATGAACGGATTTCATTTTCCGGAAAAATTAGAAGATTGGGTATTACCGGCTTGGGAAAATTTTGATCTTCGCAAAAATCCGCTTACCCCGTGGCTCAAACCATATATGATTGATAAAATTAAAAATTTTGAAACAGTTTTAAATGGATATTATCCAACAGTGAGTGATATTAAATTAAATTCCACCAAAAGAAATATTATTTCCTTTGTTTCCGCACTGCGATATAAAACCCGGTTTTATCATTTTCCATATGAAATAAAAGTTTTGCAAAAATTTTGGCTGAGATACCGTCAACCCGAAACAGAAGGATTTTAAGATGCGGATAATAAAAAAAATCGCACAATTATTTATTCAGCCGGTAATCAGGAAAAGAATTCACCGAACTTCAATATATACCTGGAAAGATATCACCCTACATCTCCCTCCGGGAATTTTTCATCCGGCATATTTTTTTAGCACCAAGTTTTTATTACAACATTTAATGAAAAAAGATGTTTCCGGCAGGTCGTTTTTAGAACTCGGAGCCGGAAACGGGTTGATCAGCATTTCCGCAGCTAAAAGAGGAGCCCTTGTCAGCTCTTCCGATATCAGTGTGAAGGTGATCGAACTTCTCAAAGAAAATGCACGATCAAACAATGTGGAGCTTAAGGTTATACATAGCGACTTGTTTGATAATATTGCCCCACAACAATTTTCCATTATTGCCATCAATCCACCCTATTACCCTAAAACACCAAGAAATGAGTTCGAGCAAGCCTGGTATTGTGGGGAAAACTTCGAGTATTTTGAAAAATTATTTCTTCAACTTCCTAAATACCATGATGGGAAATCAGAGGTATTGATGGTTCTCTCGGAAGAATGTGACCTCAAACGAATAAAGTCTATTGCGACTAAAAACAATTATGACCTTATTCTGAAAGAAAAAAAACGCATATATTGGGAAATGAATTATATTTTTGAGATCAGAAGGGCATGAATAACAATTTATATATAGAACACAGCAATATTCCATCTCAGGAGGCCGTAAAAAGTAGTGTTTTGCGCTCACTCATTTATTATGATATTTTTAATTATCCCCTTACTGCAAATGAGTTAATTAAGTTCAGCTCTGTTAAATTACATGACATACAGAGTATTAATAATGCATTGGATGATCTGACACAACATCTGCTCATTTTTAAATTTGGAGAATATTACTCCCTTAAAAACGACCCCTCCCAAATTGAACGCAGAAAAAACGGAAACAACGCCGCAACCGATATTTTACCAAAAGCACTTAAACGTTCCAAATTCATACATAAATTCCCCTTTGTAAGAAGCGTTAATATTTCGGGATCCTTATCTAAAAACTATTTTGATGAAAGCACTGATTTCGATTTTTTTATTATTGCCGAAAAAAATCGAATTTGGTTGTGCAGATTATTGCTGACGCTTTACAAAAAAATATTCCTGTTCAATTCGCGCAAATATTTCTGCATCAATTATTATATCGACACCTCCGACCTTTTGATCCCGGATAAGAATTTATTTTCAGCAGTGGAAATCATAACCTTAAAAAATCAGACCGGAGAAGCTGTGTATAAAAATTTTATGGAGCGTAATACCTGGGTGCATGAATATTTTCCAAATTATTATCCCGATTATCAATTTATGGAAGAAAGGAAAATACCTTTGATAAAAAAAATACCCGAGCGCTTATTTTCCGGAAAAGTTGGAAATTATTTTGACGATGTGGCATTCAGAATTACAACCGGATTTTTGAAAAAGAAATACGAACATTTAAACAAGGAAGAATTCAACGTGAATTTGCGCACAAAAAAAAATGCCTCCAAACATCATCCACAGGGATTTCAGTTTAAGGTACTGAATGCTTTTGAGGAGAAATGTCGGGATTTTGAGGAGAAGCACGAAGTTAGAATCAGGTAACAGGTGTCAGGAAAACAAAGGACGGAGGATATAGGGTGTTAAAAAGGAACGCGGATGACGCTGATTGAGCGGAAAAAAAAGGATAAAAATGATGCGGAATTCGGGACACTGGATACATGACTTAGGAAAGATTAAGGATATAAATTTTCGAAGAAAATTTAACACTCACGATTCACGCCTCACGATTCACGAAAAAAAGATAACGGAATAGTGGAAATAAAAACGATAGAAATTTCATGAATCATACATCGGATTCACGGTTCACGATTCACGATTGACGACAATGGGAGATATATTATTAGCCAACACTTATTTCATGCGCTTTGATCCGAAAAGGTTCAGGCAGATGCAGCCGTATCCACCGCTGGCTACCTTGTATGCTGCTTCCGTTATACGTAAAAATGAGTTGAAGGTTACGTTTTTTGATACAGTTTTTGCAAAAGCGGCGACTGATATTTTTCCGCTGATAGAAAAACACGCCTCGAAACCATTTGTAATTTACGATGATGGATTTAATTACCTCACAAAAATGTGTCTGGTAAATATGCGTGATGCTTGTTTTGAAATGATAAAACATGCTAAAAATAATAATTGTACTGTTATCGTTTCCAGCTCTGACGCAACTGATCACTGGAAACAATATTTAGATGTGGGAGCAGATTTTATTTTAATTGGTGAAGCTGAACAAACACTTATTGAATTATTAAAATCAATAGAAAATAAATCCGAAAAGAACTCCATCAACGGATTGGCATTTATTCAAAACGGGGAATACATCAAAACAAATAAACGGGAAGTGATGCATGATCTCGATGCCTTGGATTTTCCTGCATGGGATCTTGTGGATATGGAACTTTACAAAAAGAACTGGATCAATAAGAATGGATATTTTTCATTAAATCTTACCACTACACGTGGTTGTCCTTTTAAATGTAATTGGTGTGCAAAACCTATTTACGGCAATAGATATAATTCGCGTTCACCGGAAAATGTGGTGGAGGAAATTAAATTATTGGTATCGAAATATCAGTCCACACACTTCTGGTTTTGTGATGATATATTCGGATTAAAGCCGGGTTGGATAAAAACTTTTTCTGAGTTAATTCAAAAAGAAAAACTGACAATTAAATTCAAGATACAATGTCGCGCGGATCTTTTGTTGGATGAAAACAATATAGAACATCTTGCAAAAGCAGGTTGTGATGAAATTTGGGTTGGAGCGGAAAGTGGTTCTCAAAAAATATTGGATGCAATGGATAAGGGAACTACCATTGAACAAATTCACACTGCAACGCGATTAATGAAAAAACATAAAATCAAACCTTGTTTCTTTTTGCAATTCGGATATTTAGGTGAAACGAAAGAGGATATAGATGCAACACAAAATATGTTATTCGAATTAATGCCGTTCGATATAGGCATCTCTGTTTCCTATCCCCTACCCGGAACAAAATTTTTCGACATAGTCCAACACGACCTCAAAGAAAAACAAAACTGGAATGACAGCGATGAACTGGCATTGATGTTTACTTCCACTTACTCCGGAAAATATTATAAGCAGTTACATCGCTATATACATAAACGATTTAGGAAGGCACAAGGGTTTGAGGGAATTAAAAAAGTGTTTATGAATCCAACACAATTATCATCTACAGAAATAAAAAGGATAATTGCGTTGCCTTATTTTGTCGGAATGAGTTATTGGAATAAAATAAAACTTAGATTCTCTGAGAATTAAATAATTACCTAATCAAAGTAACATTCCCCATCTGCGAAAATATCTGTCCGGTTTCAAATTGTACTTCTACAACATAAGCGTAAACTCCGTTGTTGAGTGCTTTGCCGTTAATTGTTCCATCCCAGCCGTTGCTTATATCGTAAGGAGAAATATTTTCTCTTAAATAAACCATTTCTCCCCAACGATCGAAAACAGAAATTTTTGTTACCAGTGTTAAATTATATCCGAACACAAAAAATACATCATTATTTCCATCGCTGTTTGGAGTAAATGTATTTGGAACAAATAAAATATTTCCCGGATCAGGTAGTACAGTTACAAATGCATTATCCGTTGCAATACATCCATTTTCATCAACGGAAGTAATAATATAATCGGTAGTATAAGGAGGTAGAATTGTAGTTATAGGACAAGTGATACAATCAACGCCATTTGGTGGACTCCACGTATAATCGCCACCGGCATCGCTGAATAAAATAATATCCTCACCATAATAAACAGTGGTATCTCCCCAGGCAGTTGCATAATTTTCGTCGACAGAAGTTTCTACACTTATGGTATTAAAACATCCATTCACATCGGTATAATCGTAGGTTAAAGTGTATGGTCCGCCCACACCTGCCAGTGAAGTAACAAATTGATCACCCGCTGTTCCGGTTCCGCTGTAAATACCGCCGGCAGGATCTGCAGTGAGGGTAATAAATCCTTCTTCCATACAGAAAATATCATCAATCACCCAAGATAAAACAGGCAATGGATTTACAGTAAGATTTACAGTTACAAACGAATCGCATCCAAATACACTGCTATAAGAATAATTAAATGTTCCACTTACCGAGACAATTGCACCATCAGGTAAAGTATAAGTTTCACCAATACAAATTTCAGGATTTAATATTGTATTAAAAGTTGGATGAACTGTAAGATTAGTTGTGATGA
It contains:
- a CDS encoding methyltransferase, which produces MRIIKKIAQLFIQPVIRKRIHRTSIYTWKDITLHLPPGIFHPAYFFSTKFLLQHLMKKDVSGRSFLELGAGNGLISISAAKRGALVSSSDISVKVIELLKENARSNNVELKVIHSDLFDNIAPQQFSIIAINPPYYPKTPRNEFEQAWYCGENFEYFEKLFLQLPKYHDGKSEVLMVLSEECDLKRIKSIATKNNYDLILKEKKRIYWEMNYIFEIRRA
- a CDS encoding glycosyltransferase family 4 protein, which encodes MNKKILIITPGFPKDENDSSCVPYLQDYIIALSNKIGAENIKVVATQYPFKKNIYYWKGIEVIPSGGENKKSFHYYFTLKRTMKNISRLFKKDSYVVHAFWLGEAAFIGNRTVKKFFTHMIVTLMGQDVKPGNRVMPYLQRDTTWFVALSKNQAATFHKNYKMDADDIIPFPLPNIDPATLHRDREIDLLFVGSFIEVKQPFQFISLVKKLKNDFPEIKAVMAGGGKLSEKINELINTEQLHENIKVIGAVGREKIFEVMSHSKILIHTSSFEGQCLVYAEALAHGMYVLSYDIGRIETTIKHQICSSEEEFRDKTYKLLTSELNFTPEVFINTEETINSYIKLYYPEK
- a CDS encoding B12-binding domain-containing radical SAM protein, with the translated sequence MGDILLANTYFMRFDPKRFRQMQPYPPLATLYAASVIRKNELKVTFFDTVFAKAATDIFPLIEKHASKPFVIYDDGFNYLTKMCLVNMRDACFEMIKHAKNNNCTVIVSSSDATDHWKQYLDVGADFILIGEAEQTLIELLKSIENKSEKNSINGLAFIQNGEYIKTNKREVMHDLDALDFPAWDLVDMELYKKNWINKNGYFSLNLTTTRGCPFKCNWCAKPIYGNRYNSRSPENVVEEIKLLVSKYQSTHFWFCDDIFGLKPGWIKTFSELIQKEKLTIKFKIQCRADLLLDENNIEHLAKAGCDEIWVGAESGSQKILDAMDKGTTIEQIHTATRLMKKHKIKPCFFLQFGYLGETKEDIDATQNMLFELMPFDIGISVSYPLPGTKFFDIVQHDLKEKQNWNDSDELALMFTSTYSGKYYKQLHRYIHKRFRKAQGFEGIKKVFMNPTQLSSTEIKRIIALPYFVGMSYWNKIKLRFSEN
- a CDS encoding nucleotidyltransferase domain-containing protein; the protein is MNNNLYIEHSNIPSQEAVKSSVLRSLIYYDIFNYPLTANELIKFSSVKLHDIQSINNALDDLTQHLLIFKFGEYYSLKNDPSQIERRKNGNNAATDILPKALKRSKFIHKFPFVRSVNISGSLSKNYFDESTDFDFFIIAEKNRIWLCRLLLTLYKKIFLFNSRKYFCINYYIDTSDLLIPDKNLFSAVEIITLKNQTGEAVYKNFMERNTWVHEYFPNYYPDYQFMEERKIPLIKKIPERLFSGKVGNYFDDVAFRITTGFLKKKYEHLNKEEFNVNLRTKKNASKHHPQGFQFKVLNAFEEKCRDFEEKHEVRIR
- a CDS encoding B12-binding domain-containing radical SAM protein, producing the protein MQGIILFNPRATDFKPRIPNSVLSVAASIEGKYNYVIVDGNLESDPLQKIEKYLSSGNYNVFASSVMPGPQLKQAIPFSKLIREKYADTIIIWGGYFASNQAGVVMNSGFVDHIIYGPGDHAFPKLLDAIQNDLPLELIPNLIHKYADGKIIKNHKDELYEQDALEALPYEKLNSFYPIKRYLGKTCLGTKTIAYHSSIGCPFSCAFCGIVPIFNARWKGKSAQLIYNDIKYLKDNFGGNAIEFHDNNFFVSEKRTVEFCELIKMENMVWWGEGRIDTVDKYSDASLLAMREAGCKMIFFGAETGNDKILKMMDKGGTQTGEQIKKFAARMKKFDIIPEYSFVLGTPGNSEQEVNAQIDEDIRFIRKIKEINPDTEIIIYVYSPVPTEGSELYEAVKMNGFHFPEKLEDWVLPAWENFDLRKNPLTPWLKPYMIDKIKNFETVLNGYYPTVSDIKLNSTKRNIISFVSALRYKTRFYHFPYEIKVLQKFWLRYRQPETEGF
- a CDS encoding B12-binding domain-containing radical SAM protein — encoded protein: MKVLLTHGYFISEDLKEQQIMKPYVPLGILYISGFLEKHAIEHEVFDSTFYKPEDLQQYILDHKPQYIGIYVNLMTKLQVLKIISFVKNSTELNGTKIILGGPEVRNHADKFLNHGADFLVLGEGEETFLELVQVLDVNDKTKIHTIQGICYVDENGVLIKNPERNKIKDIDILPFPNRKKVDLFKYLEVWKKHHGKNAISISTMRGCPYTCKWCSRAVYGLSYRRRSAEIVVQEIISIQKEYAPDTLWFVDDVFTVSHKWMQEFTAEIKKQNVSVQYECITRADRLNEDVFQLLKDSGCFRVWIGAESGSQNIIDAMDRRVDVNQVRAMIQLAKKYQIEAGTFIMLGYPGETESDIMETIHHLKTSNPDHFTITVAYPIKGTELYQEVESDFIDQLPWDSSTDRDITFKRTYSEKYYNYAVRHVVNEVNYFKKQTPIFKLKSMAAKAGMWYYRTMK